A window of the Hordeum vulgare subsp. vulgare chromosome 5H, MorexV3_pseudomolecules_assembly, whole genome shotgun sequence genome harbors these coding sequences:
- the LOC123396774 gene encoding glucuronoxylan 4-O-methyltransferase 1-like: protein MSSPTHARKQALHLASMKAKLHGFLGHRLLLVAALAAFLLLFSARTLFSSSSSHASRLRGGESDGDGSCSKLPGAVAEALVHYATSNVTPQQTAAEIGVSLRVLQRRSPCNFLVFGLGHDSPMWAALNHGGRTVFLEEDASWIASVRAAHPGLESYHVTYDTRLTEADDLIALRDHPGCTAQPDLAAAAEASCRLALRGLPAVFHETEWDLIMVDAPTGWTPEAPGRMGAIYTAGMAARARRPGDGATDVFVHDVDRAVEDSFSKAFLCEAYLAEQVGRIRHFVIPSHREKPGTPFCPQN, encoded by the coding sequence ATGTCGAGCCCCACGCACGCCCGCAAGCaggccctccacctcgcctccatgAAGGCCAAGCTGCACGGCTTCCtcggccaccgcctcctcctcgtcgccgccctcgccgccttcctcctcctcttctccgccCGCacgctcttctcctcctcctcctcccacgcctCGCGGCTGCGCGGCGGCGAGAGCGATGGCGACGGGTCGTGCTCGAAGCTGCCGGGGGCCGTGGCCGAGGCCCTGGTGCACTACGCGACGTCGAACGTGACGCCGCAGCAGACGGCGGCGGAGATCGGGGTGTCGCTGCGCGTGCTGCAGCGCCGCTCGCCGTGCAACTTCCTGGTGTTCGGCCTCGGGCACGACAGCCCCATGTGGGCGGCGCTCAACCACGGCGGCCGCACTGTGTTCCTCGAGGAGGACGCGTCCTGGATCGCCTCCGTCCGCGCCGCGCACCCGGGCCTCGAGTCGTACCACGTGACCTACGACACCCGCCTCACCGAGGCCGACGACCTCATCGCCCTGCGCGACCACCCGGGGTGCACCGCGCAGCcggacctcgccgccgccgccgaggccTCGTGCCGGCTGGCGCTGCGCGGCCTCCCCGCCGTGTTCCACGAGACCGAGTGGGACCTCATCATGGTGGACGCGCCCACGGGGTGGACGCCCGAGGCGCCCGGGAGGATGGGCGCCATCTACACGGCCGGCATGGCGGCCCGCGCGCGGCGGCCCGGCGACGGCGCCACGGACGTGTTCGTGCACGACGTGGACCGGGCGGTGGAGGACAGCTTCTCCAAGGCCTTCCTCTGCGAAGCCTACCTCGCCGAGCAGGTCGGCAGGATCCGGCACTTCGTCATCCCCAGCCACAGGGAGAAGCCCGGCACGCCCTTCTGCCCTCAGAACTGA